The proteins below come from a single Panicum hallii strain FIL2 chromosome 7, PHallii_v3.1, whole genome shotgun sequence genomic window:
- the LOC112899387 gene encoding uncharacterized protein LOC112899387, which produces MADWGPVIVATALFVVLTPGLLCTLPGRGRVAEFGSMHTSPVAIIVHAVLYFALITIFLIAIGIHIYAG; this is translated from the coding sequence ATGGCGGACTGGGGCCCCGTGATCGTGGCGACGGCGCTGTTCGTGGTGCTCACCCCGGGCTTGCTCTGCACGCTGCCGGGGCGCGGCCGGGTGGCGGAGTTCGGCAGCATGCACACCAGCCCCGTCGCCATCATCGTCCACGCCGTCCTCTACTTCGCGCTCATCACCATCTTCCTCATCGCCATCGGGATCCACATCTACGCCGGCTAG
- the LOC112899385 gene encoding putative disease resistance RPP13-like protein 1 isoform X1, which translates to MRGSFFFSILKSWVRTMVSCKVYYWQGHEGALFFLFFFEILGWNPDRLVSKIHVSRGGVSGCWNLHMSTLCWYSIERWLRYYSSQLSNGPPESLSSLGYPHAIYGNQYLSSTSGTSEGSESHQSYSNLSSVTEVSSYSGNKEYNKDGGSLLSIPDLGQTCLEQTTEVYRADNDNSKNKSGLNVALKKIDEQLSLGDDEDDYIYTNQVQPLGFATNIESTDKKDDNQIGLGRNIAPSWEDVLHSSSGLPTPSIYQVEKSQSSFYEDLQAWFAMENRFGEGLGHHACMQQVGPKLLGRNDMRQMIMEKLLLDRNGGRNCTVICINAGSGHGKTSLLHALYNDQVLTDTFDKSIWIQLSAKSDMLMLFKKIVEVAMNDHCSIANLGCLQEMVKEEISDKKFLLFLDDADIEDRQFWSTVLEVFNAGAKGSAVIMATMSDTVSTFRDVATHFLLLNPLSEESNLMLLQQCAAVGTDIQSNPDLLMVAHRIISRFGGNPLYLKAIGGLLCHADSSLEIDKFEGNGMPLQLCHDVLPIHLKKCLAFCSLFPHGYIFHKHHMVPQWISHGCVRPAEGCELEDAGIGYFNELLCRSFFQYSPVHNDRFVMHEIIYKVVESVSLDKYFKSEDPTSSIPENILHLSLVSSQFQTIELMYRTEELKVLQTFLVVQPERQPCKISFPTLKLVGLDDFFLKFTSLETLDLSHTDTEELPGSIVGLRNLQYLSVNSTSIRALPSELCCLSNLQTLEAKDCRFLTELPGDTKKLIKLRHLDVTKDLGYVQLPYGVAQLTELRTLPVFHASSDPSHCCVSELGNLHNLRGCFC; encoded by the exons ATGAGGgggtccttttttttttctattttgaaATCCTGGGTTCGAACCATGGTTAGCTGCAAAGTGTATTATTGGCAAGGCCACGAGGGggcccttttttttcttttcttttttgaaatcCTGGGTTGGAACCCTGATCGGCTGGTGAGCAAAATCCATGTTTCCAGAGGCGGTGTTTCTGGATGTTGGAACC TGCATATGAGCACATTGTGCTGGTACAGTATAGAGAGGTGGCTGAG ATATTATTCATCACAGCTGTCGAATGGGCCACCAGAATCTCTTTCATCTTTGGGATATCCACATGCCATCTATGGAAACCAATATCTCAGCTCTACTTCTGGCACTAGTGAGGGCAGTGAATCCCATCAGAGCTATTCTAATTTGAGTTCTGTAACTGAAGTAAGTTCCTATTCTGGTAACAAAGAGTACAACAAAGATGGTGGCAGTTTACTAAGCATACCAGATCTTGGACAGACTTGTCTGGAACAAACTACAGAAGTTTATCGGGCTGATAATGataattcaaaaaataagtctGGGCTTAATGTGGCTTTGAAGAAGATAGATGAGCAGTTAAGTTTGGGTGACGATGAAGATGACTATATTTACACAAATCAAGTTCAGCCTTTGGGATTCGCTACAAATATTGAGTCTACAGATAAGAAGG ATGACAACCAAATAGGTTTAGGCAGGAATATAGCACCATCATGGGAAGATGTGTTGCACTCCAGTTCAGGCTTGCCAACTCCATCTATATACCAG GTTGAGAAATCGCAGTCTAGTTTTTATGAGGATTTACAGGCATGGTTTGCCATGGAAAATCGGTTCGGAGAAGGCCTAGGccaccatgcatgcatgcaacag GTTGGTCCTAAACTTCTTGGTAGAAATGATATGAGGCAAATGATTATGGAAAAATTATTATTGGATAGAAATGGTGGACGTAACTGTACTGTAATTTGCATAAATGCTGGGAGTGGTCATGGCAAGACTTCACTGCTCCATGCCCTTTACAATGACCAAGTATTGACTGATACTTTTGACAAAAGCATATGGATACAACTTTCTGCTAAATCAGACATGTTAATGCTATTTAAGAAGATTGTTGAGGTTGCCATGAATGACCATTGCAGCATTGCGAACCTCGGGTGTCTTCAAGAAATGGTTAAGGAAGAAATTTCAGATAAGAAATTCTTGCTTTTCTTGGATGATGCAGATATAGAGGACCGGCAATTTTGGAGTACTGTATTAGAGGTTTTTAATGCCGGTGCCAAAGGAAGTGCTGTTATCATGGCTACAATGAGTGATACCGTTTCTACTTTTAGAGATGTGGCAACACACTTCCTTTTGTTAAATCCTTTATCTGAAGAAAGCAATCTGATGCTTCTCCAACAATGTGCTGCTGTGGGCACTGATATCCAGAGCAATCCTGATTTACTGATGGTTGCTCACAGGATCATTTCCAGGTTTGGAGGTAATCCTCTGTACTTGAAGGCTATTGGTGGTCTTCTATGCCATGCAGACAGTTCATTAGAAATCGATAAGTTTGAAGGAAATGGTATGCCTTTACAGCTTTGCCACGATGTTTTGCCTATCCATCTGAAGAAGTGCCTCGCATTCTGTTCTTTGTTCCCCCATGGTTACATATTTCATAAACATCACATGGTCCCCCAATGGATATCTCATGGTTGTGTTAGGCCTGCTGAAGGTTGTGAACTCGAAGATGCCGGAATTGGATATTTCAACGAATTGTTGTGCAGATCCTTCTTTCAATATTCACCTGTTCACAATGACAGGTTTGTGATGCATGAGATTATATACAAGGTGGTAGAGTCTGTCTCTCTTGACAAATATTTCAAGTCTGAGGACCCCACAAGCAGCATACCAGAAAATATTCTTCATTTGTCACTTGTTTCCTCTCAATTCCAGACTATTGAACTGATGTACAGAACAGAAGAGTTGAAGGTTTTGCAGACATTCCTGGTGGTGCAACCTGAGCGGCAACCGTGCAAGATTTCTTTCCCCACCTTAAAACTTGTCGGTTTAGATGATTTCTTTCTGAAGTTCACATCCTTAGAGACGCTGGATTTGAGCCATACTGACACTGAAGAGCTTCCAGGGTCCATTGTTGGCCTGAGAAACCTGCAGTACTTATCTGTCAACAGCACAAGCATCAGGGCTCTTCCATCTGAGCTCTGCTGCCTCAGCAATCTCCAGACACTGGAAGCAAAAGACTGCCGCTTCCTCACTGAATTACCTGGGGACACAAAGAAGCTGATTAAGCTGCGCCATCTTGATGTGACCAAAGATCTGGGCTACGTTCAATTGCCATATGGAGTAGCACAGCTGACTGAGCTCCGGACACTGCCAGTCTTCCATGCAAGCAGTGACCCGTCGCACTGCTGTGTCAGTGAGCTGGGAAACTTGCACAATCTGAGGGGTTGCTTTTGTTAG
- the LOC112899385 gene encoding putative disease resistance RPP13-like protein 1 isoform X2, protein MLEPAYEHIVLVQYREVAEGRYYSSQLSNGPPESLSSLGYPHAIYGNQYLSSTSGTSEGSESHQSYSNLSSVTEVSSYSGNKEYNKDGGSLLSIPDLGQTCLEQTTEVYRADNDNSKNKSGLNVALKKIDEQLSLGDDEDDYIYTNQVQPLGFATNIESTDKKDDNQIGLGRNIAPSWEDVLHSSSGLPTPSIYQVEKSQSSFYEDLQAWFAMENRFGEGLGHHACMQQVGPKLLGRNDMRQMIMEKLLLDRNGGRNCTVICINAGSGHGKTSLLHALYNDQVLTDTFDKSIWIQLSAKSDMLMLFKKIVEVAMNDHCSIANLGCLQEMVKEEISDKKFLLFLDDADIEDRQFWSTVLEVFNAGAKGSAVIMATMSDTVSTFRDVATHFLLLNPLSEESNLMLLQQCAAVGTDIQSNPDLLMVAHRIISRFGGNPLYLKAIGGLLCHADSSLEIDKFEGNGMPLQLCHDVLPIHLKKCLAFCSLFPHGYIFHKHHMVPQWISHGCVRPAEGCELEDAGIGYFNELLCRSFFQYSPVHNDRFVMHEIIYKVVESVSLDKYFKSEDPTSSIPENILHLSLVSSQFQTIELMYRTEELKVLQTFLVVQPERQPCKISFPTLKLVGLDDFFLKFTSLETLDLSHTDTEELPGSIVGLRNLQYLSVNSTSIRALPSELCCLSNLQTLEAKDCRFLTELPGDTKKLIKLRHLDVTKDLGYVQLPYGVAQLTELRTLPVFHASSDPSHCCVSELGNLHNLRGCFC, encoded by the exons ATGTTGGAACC TGCATATGAGCACATTGTGCTGGTACAGTATAGAGAGGTGGCTGAG GGCAGATATTATTCATCACAGCTGTCGAATGGGCCACCAGAATCTCTTTCATCTTTGGGATATCCACATGCCATCTATGGAAACCAATATCTCAGCTCTACTTCTGGCACTAGTGAGGGCAGTGAATCCCATCAGAGCTATTCTAATTTGAGTTCTGTAACTGAAGTAAGTTCCTATTCTGGTAACAAAGAGTACAACAAAGATGGTGGCAGTTTACTAAGCATACCAGATCTTGGACAGACTTGTCTGGAACAAACTACAGAAGTTTATCGGGCTGATAATGataattcaaaaaataagtctGGGCTTAATGTGGCTTTGAAGAAGATAGATGAGCAGTTAAGTTTGGGTGACGATGAAGATGACTATATTTACACAAATCAAGTTCAGCCTTTGGGATTCGCTACAAATATTGAGTCTACAGATAAGAAGG ATGACAACCAAATAGGTTTAGGCAGGAATATAGCACCATCATGGGAAGATGTGTTGCACTCCAGTTCAGGCTTGCCAACTCCATCTATATACCAG GTTGAGAAATCGCAGTCTAGTTTTTATGAGGATTTACAGGCATGGTTTGCCATGGAAAATCGGTTCGGAGAAGGCCTAGGccaccatgcatgcatgcaacag GTTGGTCCTAAACTTCTTGGTAGAAATGATATGAGGCAAATGATTATGGAAAAATTATTATTGGATAGAAATGGTGGACGTAACTGTACTGTAATTTGCATAAATGCTGGGAGTGGTCATGGCAAGACTTCACTGCTCCATGCCCTTTACAATGACCAAGTATTGACTGATACTTTTGACAAAAGCATATGGATACAACTTTCTGCTAAATCAGACATGTTAATGCTATTTAAGAAGATTGTTGAGGTTGCCATGAATGACCATTGCAGCATTGCGAACCTCGGGTGTCTTCAAGAAATGGTTAAGGAAGAAATTTCAGATAAGAAATTCTTGCTTTTCTTGGATGATGCAGATATAGAGGACCGGCAATTTTGGAGTACTGTATTAGAGGTTTTTAATGCCGGTGCCAAAGGAAGTGCTGTTATCATGGCTACAATGAGTGATACCGTTTCTACTTTTAGAGATGTGGCAACACACTTCCTTTTGTTAAATCCTTTATCTGAAGAAAGCAATCTGATGCTTCTCCAACAATGTGCTGCTGTGGGCACTGATATCCAGAGCAATCCTGATTTACTGATGGTTGCTCACAGGATCATTTCCAGGTTTGGAGGTAATCCTCTGTACTTGAAGGCTATTGGTGGTCTTCTATGCCATGCAGACAGTTCATTAGAAATCGATAAGTTTGAAGGAAATGGTATGCCTTTACAGCTTTGCCACGATGTTTTGCCTATCCATCTGAAGAAGTGCCTCGCATTCTGTTCTTTGTTCCCCCATGGTTACATATTTCATAAACATCACATGGTCCCCCAATGGATATCTCATGGTTGTGTTAGGCCTGCTGAAGGTTGTGAACTCGAAGATGCCGGAATTGGATATTTCAACGAATTGTTGTGCAGATCCTTCTTTCAATATTCACCTGTTCACAATGACAGGTTTGTGATGCATGAGATTATATACAAGGTGGTAGAGTCTGTCTCTCTTGACAAATATTTCAAGTCTGAGGACCCCACAAGCAGCATACCAGAAAATATTCTTCATTTGTCACTTGTTTCCTCTCAATTCCAGACTATTGAACTGATGTACAGAACAGAAGAGTTGAAGGTTTTGCAGACATTCCTGGTGGTGCAACCTGAGCGGCAACCGTGCAAGATTTCTTTCCCCACCTTAAAACTTGTCGGTTTAGATGATTTCTTTCTGAAGTTCACATCCTTAGAGACGCTGGATTTGAGCCATACTGACACTGAAGAGCTTCCAGGGTCCATTGTTGGCCTGAGAAACCTGCAGTACTTATCTGTCAACAGCACAAGCATCAGGGCTCTTCCATCTGAGCTCTGCTGCCTCAGCAATCTCCAGACACTGGAAGCAAAAGACTGCCGCTTCCTCACTGAATTACCTGGGGACACAAAGAAGCTGATTAAGCTGCGCCATCTTGATGTGACCAAAGATCTGGGCTACGTTCAATTGCCATATGGAGTAGCACAGCTGACTGAGCTCCGGACACTGCCAGTCTTCCATGCAAGCAGTGACCCGTCGCACTGCTGTGTCAGTGAGCTGGGAAACTTGCACAATCTGAGGGGTTGCTTTTGTTAG
- the LOC112899385 gene encoding putative disease resistance RPP13-like protein 1 isoform X3, giving the protein MSTLCWYSIERWLRYYSSQLSNGPPESLSSLGYPHAIYGNQYLSSTSGTSEGSESHQSYSNLSSVTEVSSYSGNKEYNKDGGSLLSIPDLGQTCLEQTTEVYRADNDNSKNKSGLNVALKKIDEQLSLGDDEDDYIYTNQVQPLGFATNIESTDKKDDNQIGLGRNIAPSWEDVLHSSSGLPTPSIYQVEKSQSSFYEDLQAWFAMENRFGEGLGHHACMQQVGPKLLGRNDMRQMIMEKLLLDRNGGRNCTVICINAGSGHGKTSLLHALYNDQVLTDTFDKSIWIQLSAKSDMLMLFKKIVEVAMNDHCSIANLGCLQEMVKEEISDKKFLLFLDDADIEDRQFWSTVLEVFNAGAKGSAVIMATMSDTVSTFRDVATHFLLLNPLSEESNLMLLQQCAAVGTDIQSNPDLLMVAHRIISRFGGNPLYLKAIGGLLCHADSSLEIDKFEGNGMPLQLCHDVLPIHLKKCLAFCSLFPHGYIFHKHHMVPQWISHGCVRPAEGCELEDAGIGYFNELLCRSFFQYSPVHNDRFVMHEIIYKVVESVSLDKYFKSEDPTSSIPENILHLSLVSSQFQTIELMYRTEELKVLQTFLVVQPERQPCKISFPTLKLVGLDDFFLKFTSLETLDLSHTDTEELPGSIVGLRNLQYLSVNSTSIRALPSELCCLSNLQTLEAKDCRFLTELPGDTKKLIKLRHLDVTKDLGYVQLPYGVAQLTELRTLPVFHASSDPSHCCVSELGNLHNLRGCFC; this is encoded by the exons ATGAGCACATTGTGCTGGTACAGTATAGAGAGGTGGCTGAG ATATTATTCATCACAGCTGTCGAATGGGCCACCAGAATCTCTTTCATCTTTGGGATATCCACATGCCATCTATGGAAACCAATATCTCAGCTCTACTTCTGGCACTAGTGAGGGCAGTGAATCCCATCAGAGCTATTCTAATTTGAGTTCTGTAACTGAAGTAAGTTCCTATTCTGGTAACAAAGAGTACAACAAAGATGGTGGCAGTTTACTAAGCATACCAGATCTTGGACAGACTTGTCTGGAACAAACTACAGAAGTTTATCGGGCTGATAATGataattcaaaaaataagtctGGGCTTAATGTGGCTTTGAAGAAGATAGATGAGCAGTTAAGTTTGGGTGACGATGAAGATGACTATATTTACACAAATCAAGTTCAGCCTTTGGGATTCGCTACAAATATTGAGTCTACAGATAAGAAGG ATGACAACCAAATAGGTTTAGGCAGGAATATAGCACCATCATGGGAAGATGTGTTGCACTCCAGTTCAGGCTTGCCAACTCCATCTATATACCAG GTTGAGAAATCGCAGTCTAGTTTTTATGAGGATTTACAGGCATGGTTTGCCATGGAAAATCGGTTCGGAGAAGGCCTAGGccaccatgcatgcatgcaacag GTTGGTCCTAAACTTCTTGGTAGAAATGATATGAGGCAAATGATTATGGAAAAATTATTATTGGATAGAAATGGTGGACGTAACTGTACTGTAATTTGCATAAATGCTGGGAGTGGTCATGGCAAGACTTCACTGCTCCATGCCCTTTACAATGACCAAGTATTGACTGATACTTTTGACAAAAGCATATGGATACAACTTTCTGCTAAATCAGACATGTTAATGCTATTTAAGAAGATTGTTGAGGTTGCCATGAATGACCATTGCAGCATTGCGAACCTCGGGTGTCTTCAAGAAATGGTTAAGGAAGAAATTTCAGATAAGAAATTCTTGCTTTTCTTGGATGATGCAGATATAGAGGACCGGCAATTTTGGAGTACTGTATTAGAGGTTTTTAATGCCGGTGCCAAAGGAAGTGCTGTTATCATGGCTACAATGAGTGATACCGTTTCTACTTTTAGAGATGTGGCAACACACTTCCTTTTGTTAAATCCTTTATCTGAAGAAAGCAATCTGATGCTTCTCCAACAATGTGCTGCTGTGGGCACTGATATCCAGAGCAATCCTGATTTACTGATGGTTGCTCACAGGATCATTTCCAGGTTTGGAGGTAATCCTCTGTACTTGAAGGCTATTGGTGGTCTTCTATGCCATGCAGACAGTTCATTAGAAATCGATAAGTTTGAAGGAAATGGTATGCCTTTACAGCTTTGCCACGATGTTTTGCCTATCCATCTGAAGAAGTGCCTCGCATTCTGTTCTTTGTTCCCCCATGGTTACATATTTCATAAACATCACATGGTCCCCCAATGGATATCTCATGGTTGTGTTAGGCCTGCTGAAGGTTGTGAACTCGAAGATGCCGGAATTGGATATTTCAACGAATTGTTGTGCAGATCCTTCTTTCAATATTCACCTGTTCACAATGACAGGTTTGTGATGCATGAGATTATATACAAGGTGGTAGAGTCTGTCTCTCTTGACAAATATTTCAAGTCTGAGGACCCCACAAGCAGCATACCAGAAAATATTCTTCATTTGTCACTTGTTTCCTCTCAATTCCAGACTATTGAACTGATGTACAGAACAGAAGAGTTGAAGGTTTTGCAGACATTCCTGGTGGTGCAACCTGAGCGGCAACCGTGCAAGATTTCTTTCCCCACCTTAAAACTTGTCGGTTTAGATGATTTCTTTCTGAAGTTCACATCCTTAGAGACGCTGGATTTGAGCCATACTGACACTGAAGAGCTTCCAGGGTCCATTGTTGGCCTGAGAAACCTGCAGTACTTATCTGTCAACAGCACAAGCATCAGGGCTCTTCCATCTGAGCTCTGCTGCCTCAGCAATCTCCAGACACTGGAAGCAAAAGACTGCCGCTTCCTCACTGAATTACCTGGGGACACAAAGAAGCTGATTAAGCTGCGCCATCTTGATGTGACCAAAGATCTGGGCTACGTTCAATTGCCATATGGAGTAGCACAGCTGACTGAGCTCCGGACACTGCCAGTCTTCCATGCAAGCAGTGACCCGTCGCACTGCTGTGTCAGTGAGCTGGGAAACTTGCACAATCTGAGGGGTTGCTTTTGTTAG
- the LOC112900656 gene encoding uncharacterized protein LOC112900656, which translates to MGFEQSPHEAAIYRWGNGGDALLVGVYGDDLVITGTKDAEVAAFKEEMKATFQMSDLGPLSFYLGIEVHQDDSGITLRQTAYAKHVVELAGLTDCNPALTPMEERLKLSRDSTTEKVDATQYRRLVGSLRYLAHTRPDLAFSVGYVSRFMQRPTTEHQQAVKRIIRYVTGTLDHGLYYPRCPGEAHFVGYSDSDHAGNIDTSKSTSGTLFFLGKCLISWQSVKQQVVALSSCEAEYIAASTASTLALWLARLLDGLLGRDTGAVELRVDSKSALALTKNPIFHERSKHIRVRYHFIRGCLEEESIKASYINTKYQLADLLTKPLGRIKFLELCSRTGMVQLSHKTTHKT; encoded by the coding sequence ATGGGCTTCGAGCAAAGCCCGCACGAGGCAGCCATCTACCGGTGGGGCAATGGAGGAGACGCCCTGCTAGTGGGTGTCTATGGCGACGACTTGGTGATCACCGGTACCAAGGatgcggaggtggcggcgttcAAGGAAGAGATGAAGGCCACCTTCCAGATGAGTGACCTAGGACCTCTCTCCTTCTACCTGGGGATCGAGGTGCACCAGGACGACTCCGGAATCACGCTTCGACAGACCGCCTATGCCAAGCACGTCGTTGAGCTGGCTGGGCTCACCGACTGCAACCCAGCTCTCACTCCGATGGAGGAGAGGCTGAAGTTGAGCCGCGACAGCACGACGGAGAAGGTGGACGCTACGCAATATCGGCGTCTTGTGGGGAGCCTTCGCTACCTCGCCCACACACGGCCGGACTTGGCATTCTCCGTCGGCTACGTTAGTCGGTTCATGCAGCGACCGACGACAGAGCACCAGCAGGCTGTGAAGAGGATCATCCGCTACGTTACAGGGACTCTCGACCATGGTCTCTACTACCCGAGGTGTCCTGGGGAGGCACACTTCGTCGGGTACAGCGATAGCGACCACGCCGGCAACATCGACACCAGCAAGAGCACGAGCGGGACCCTCTTCTTCCTCGGCAAGTGCCTCATTAGCTGGCAGTCTGTCAAGCAGCAGGTGGTGGCTCTGTCCAGCTGCGAGGCCGAGTACATAGCGGCCTCCACCGCTTCGACTCTGGCGCTCTGGCTCGCTCGACTGCTTGATGGTCTTCTCGGCAGAGACACTGGAGCGGTGGAGCTCAGGGTGGACAGCAAGTCCGCTCTTGCCCTGACAAAGAACCCCATTTTCCATGAACGGAGCAAGCATATTCGGGTGAGGTACCACTTCATCCGAGGCTGCTTGGAGGAAGAGAGTATCAAGGCAAGCTACATCAACACCAAGTACCAGCTTGCGGACCTGCTCACCAAGCCCCTTGGGAGGATCAAATTCCTTGAGCTTTGTTCCCGGACCGGGATGGTCCAACTTTCCCACAAGACGACGCACAAGACTTAG
- the LOC112900658 gene encoding putative disease resistance protein RGA1, with translation MHFQRVPARSAAGSSTPVWAAATTPVGVRDCPLHRPLSRCFPRLLEFHVGVIVGRDDDEDTEDVAEQVLESLQPHTNLQELTIRGYEGSAFPDWMQGSSSLPSLVTLTLDGCCNCTRFPTIAQLPSLKFLSVRKMYDVKRLTSNTHGTTKFPSLELLNLWEMYGLEELFEASEGDCPRLRKVCISRCPDLKRLPCAPSLTELVLHCGHQLPDIPELASLVSLKIEGFHGVKSFSLPASAALPMLKKLEIRSCKELSSVEGPSALTTVQRLKVAGCPKLVLPRADSLRS, from the exons atgcactttcagcgCGTCCCTGCTAGAAGTGCCGCCGGCTCGTCCACGCCCGTCTGGGCTGCCGCCACCACGCCCGTGGGGGTGCGCGACTGCCCACTGCACCGCCCGCTCTCCCGCTGCTTCCCTCGCCTGCTTGAGTTCCACGTCGGTGTCATCGTCGGCAGAG ACGATGACGAGGACACTGAAGATGTGGCTGAGCAGGTCCTTGAAAGCCTCCAGCCGCACACCAACCTCCAAGAGCTCACAATTAGAGGCTACGAAGGTAGCGCGTTTCCAGATTGGATGCAGGGTTCTTCTTCTCTACCTAGTTTGGTCACGCTGACACTCGATGGCTGCTGCAACTGCACCCGATTCCCCACCATCGCCCAGCTGCCATCACTCAAGTTCCTGAGCGTACGGAAGATGTACGACGTGAAGAGGCTAACCAGCAACACACATGGCACGACCAAGTTCCCATCTCTGGAGCTGCTAAACCTGTGGGAGATGTACGGTCTAGAAGAGTTGTTCGAAGCATCCGAAGGCGACTGCCCTCGCCTGCGCAAAGTCTGCATCAGCAGGTGCCCGGACCTGAAGAGGCTGCCCTGTGCCCCTTCTTTGACCGAGCTCGTTCTCCACTGCGGCCACCAGCTCCCCGACATCCCGGAGCTCGCGTCCCTGGTGTCGCTGAAAATCGAAGGCTTCCACGGTGTCAAGTCGTTCAGCCTGCCGGCGTCCGCAGCGCTGCCGATGCTCAAGAAGCTGGAGATCAGGTCCTGCAAGGAGCTCTCGTCAGTGGAGGGGCCGTCGGCGCTGACCACCGTTCAGAGGCTTAAGGTAGCAGGGTGTCCCAAGCTTGTCCTGCCAAGAGCTGATAGCCTGAGATCCTGA
- the LOC112899386 gene encoding uncharacterized protein LOC112899386 translates to MVTLPSFAHMLEAIGQFGRGLRGPSPYEMGGPFLQKRKQKVLDGFKNHKESWELTGCTIMIDAWTDRKGRGVMNLVVHSAHGVCFLDSVDCSGEKKDGKYIFELVDRYIEDIGEENVVQVVTDNASVNTTAASLLTAKRPSIFWNGCAAHCLDLMLEDIGKLGSVEETIASARQVTVFLYAHTRVLDLMRQYFKKDLVRSGVTRFAAAYLNLKSLLDNKKELTRLFRSDQLNEMGYLKKAKGKKANKVVRSESFWKNVDIAVNFFEPIANVLRRMDSDIPAMGFFHGLMVEVKKEISERFDNDESRFKVVWDIIDKKWDNKLKTPLHLAGYYLNPYFYYPRK, encoded by the coding sequence ATGGTTACCCTACCTAGCTTTGCCCATATGCTTGAGGCCATTGGGCAGTTTGGCAGAGGTTTGAGAGGGCCTAGCCCTTATGAGATGGGTGGACCTTTCTTACAGAAAAGGAAGCAAAAGGTGCTAGATGGTTTTAAGAACCACAAGGAATCATGGGAGCTCACTGGATGTACAATTATGATAGATGCATGGACAGATAGAAAGGGAAGGGGTGTGATGAATTTAGTTGTGCATAGTGCTCATGGGGTTTGCTTCTTGGATTCAGTGGACTGCTCAGGTGAGAAGAAAGATGGAAAATATATATTTGAGCTTGTGGATAGATACATAGAAGATATTGGAGAGGAAAATGTTGTTCAAGTAGTGACTGATAATGCTAGTGTCAATACAACAGCAGCAAGCTTATTGACAGCAAAGAGGCCCTCAATATTTTGGAATGGATGTGCTGCTCATTGCCTAGATCTCATGCTAGAGGATATTGGAAAGCTTGGATCAGTTGAGGAAACTATTGCTAGTGCAAGACAAGTAACTGTGTTCTTGTATGCTCACACAAGGGTGTTGGATTTGATGAGACAATATTTTAAGAAAGATTTGGTTCGCTCTGGGGTTACTCGCTTTGCCGCTGCTTATTTGAATCTAAAAAGCTTGCTAGACAACAAGAAGGAATTGACAAGGTTGTTTAGATCAGACCAACTTAATGAGATGGGTTACTTGAAGAAGGCCAAGGGAAAGAAAGCCAACAAAGTGGTCAGATCTGAAAGCTTTTGGAAAAATGTTGATATTGCTGTTAATTTCTTTGAACCAATAGCTAATGTGCTGAGAAGAATGGATAGTGATATCCCGGCAATGGGCTTCTTCCATGGATTAATGGTTGAGGTAAAGAAAGAAATTTCTGAGAGGTTTGATAATGATGAGAGTCGCTTCAAAGTTGTTTGGGATATCATCGATAAAAAGTGGGACAACAAGCTCAAAACTCCACTACATTTGGCTGGTTACTATTTGAATCCTTACTTCTATTACCCCAGGAAGTAA